A genomic segment from Schistocerca americana isolate TAMUIC-IGC-003095 unplaced genomic scaffold, iqSchAmer2.1 HiC_scaffold_470, whole genome shotgun sequence encodes:
- the LOC124584361 gene encoding histone H1-like has protein sequence KSASSAKKPRAKPAHPRTSEMVTAAIKSLKERGGSSLQAIKKYIAAHYKLDAEKLAPFIKKYLKSAVVAGELVQTKGKGASGSFKLAGAGGGGAAEGGKARAGGAKKKRAAPASKEKKGARAAGAKKAGGVKAATGRKAGAAKKASAASAAPAGAKKAAAAKPAKAKSPSKAKKAAKVPTKKPKAPRPKKATTPSKAKASP, from the coding sequence gtcgtctgcgaagaagccgcgcgccaagcctgcgcacccgcgcacctctgagatggtgacggccgccatcaagagtctgaaggagcgcggcgggtcgtcgctgcaggcgatcaagaagtacatagccgcgcactacaagctggacgcggagaagctggcgccgtttatcaagaagtacctcaagtcggccgtcgtggcgggcgagctggtgcagacgaaggggaagggcgcgtccggctcgttcaagcttgccggcgccggcggcgggggggcggccgagggcggcaaggctcgtgctggcggtgccaagaagaagcgcgccgctccggccagcaaggagaagaagggcgcccgtgcggccggcgcaaagaaggctggtggcgtgaaggcggcgaccggtcggaaggcgggcgccgccaagaaggcgtctgcggcgtcggccgctcccgcgggtgcgaagaaggcggctgcggccaagccggccaaggccaagtcgccgtcgaaggcgaagaaggccgccaaggttccgacgaagaagccgaaggcgccgcgcccgaagaaggcgacgacgccgtctaaggcgaaggcttcgccc